The following are encoded in a window of Kitasatospora sp. NBC_01250 genomic DNA:
- a CDS encoding amino acid adenylation domain-containing protein, which yields MSAEPFSCVVVGEEALLVECTRLLLARGHTVTAVVSPSDDLLGWARAEGLAAVPFGPDLAERLAPLRFDYLFSIANLRILPDEVLALPARLPVNFHDGPLPRHAGLFATSWAILDGDKQHGVTWHVMTSEADTGDVLKQRAVPVGPAATVHDLDVACFEAGIESFAELVDELAAGTATRTPQDLGLRSYHGKYDGLPRAGLFDWQRPAAELDALVRATAFGRRRNDFGTALLALGDDPGTGQALVAVQGVEVTDRLSTAEPGTVVDATPQAITVATVDRDVRLTALAWLTGERVDLVALAGTLATRHAGRFTGLTEDEVARLAADGRAAHRAEGRWLRVLAQLEPVLPPRFGRLGELGQDERPVGPVVLQPLRAAAADPAPLALAAVLAFLARLCRGGERDVALPVPGGAPGGLLAAELPLRAPEELLERTLPELAEQLGAELAALRSRPPYRRDLLLRHPQLAGAARAALPVAVLLPGSELASTDRALVIRIDSTGEVFFQGSELTDAQQSWLGAHFALLLAAAAAEPAQPLGRLPLLTAAERALLLDAWNDTAEEYPSGRTVTGLVADLACAAPAAPALRFADRELSYGELDQSADQLARRLIDLGAGPGSLVGVYLERSPELLISLLAVLKTGAAYVPIDPIYPPARIGHMLADSGARLVLTDEALSATLAAFPVTPVLAAPRSAPEQAPVEPVDRSVPEAPAYVIYTSGSTGVPKGVQVGHRALVNFLWTMARRPGFGSQDSLLALTTVCFDIAGLELYLPLVRGGTVEVLPAAVAADGFALREVVERSAPTVLQATPTTWQMLLAAGWPGDPRLRALCGGEPLPTALAEQLVTRVGELYNMYGPTETTIWSTVERVHPGAPVTVGRPIGNTRCHVLDERGLPVPPGIPGELYIAGDGVADGYLGRPELTAERFVTAPGGTGRAYRTGDLVRHLPDGRLEYLERIDGQIKLNGFRIELGEVESALRRLPEVTAAVALVREDQPGERRLVAYATGTAALAPPAGLREALREGLPGYMVPAAVVVLPQLPLTPNGKIDRKALPRPGVARIAGGAAAVRTGLERRIAEVWCEALGLDWVGAEDNFFDLGGDSLKLTSVAAVLRERLGRPVTRLDMFGHPSVRAMAAHLAAGEDEGAGPAKAAQPRRGRDTAALEQRRGRRRGRP from the coding sequence ATGAGCGCGGAGCCGTTCAGCTGTGTGGTGGTGGGCGAGGAGGCCCTGCTGGTCGAGTGCACCAGGCTGCTGCTGGCGCGCGGGCACACGGTCACGGCCGTGGTCTCCCCGTCGGACGACCTGCTCGGCTGGGCCCGGGCCGAGGGGCTGGCGGCCGTGCCGTTCGGGCCCGACCTGGCCGAGCGGCTGGCGCCGCTGCGCTTCGACTACCTGTTCAGCATCGCCAACCTGCGGATCCTGCCGGACGAGGTGCTGGCGCTGCCCGCCCGATTGCCGGTCAACTTCCACGACGGCCCACTGCCCCGGCACGCCGGTCTCTTCGCCACCAGCTGGGCCATCCTGGACGGCGACAAGCAGCACGGCGTCACCTGGCACGTGATGACCAGCGAGGCCGACACCGGCGACGTGCTCAAGCAGCGCGCCGTCCCCGTCGGCCCGGCGGCCACCGTGCACGACCTGGACGTGGCCTGCTTCGAGGCGGGCATCGAGTCCTTCGCCGAGCTGGTCGACGAGCTGGCGGCCGGTACCGCGACCCGCACCCCGCAGGACCTTGGACTGCGCAGCTACCACGGCAAGTACGACGGACTGCCGCGCGCCGGGCTCTTCGACTGGCAGCGCCCGGCCGCGGAGCTGGACGCCCTGGTGCGCGCCACCGCGTTCGGCCGCCGGCGCAACGACTTCGGCACCGCGCTGCTCGCCCTCGGCGACGACCCAGGGACCGGACAGGCCCTGGTGGCCGTCCAGGGCGTGGAGGTCACCGACCGGCTCTCCACCGCCGAGCCGGGCACCGTGGTCGACGCCACGCCGCAGGCGATCACCGTGGCGACCGTCGACCGGGACGTGCGGCTCACCGCGCTGGCGTGGCTCACGGGGGAGCGGGTCGACCTGGTCGCCCTCGCCGGGACCCTCGCCACCCGGCACGCCGGCCGCTTCACCGGGCTCACCGAGGACGAGGTGGCCCGGCTGGCGGCGGACGGCCGCGCGGCGCACCGCGCGGAGGGCCGCTGGCTGCGCGTCCTCGCGCAGCTGGAGCCCGTGCTGCCGCCGCGATTCGGCCGACTCGGCGAACTCGGCCAGGACGAGCGGCCGGTGGGCCCGGTCGTGCTGCAGCCACTGCGCGCCGCCGCTGCCGACCCCGCGCCCCTCGCGCTGGCCGCCGTGCTCGCCTTCCTGGCCCGGCTCTGCCGCGGCGGCGAGCGCGACGTCGCGCTGCCGGTGCCCGGCGGTGCGCCCGGGGGACTGCTGGCGGCCGAGCTGCCGCTGCGGGCCCCGGAGGAGCTGCTGGAGCGCACCCTCCCTGAGCTGGCCGAGCAGCTCGGCGCCGAGCTCGCCGCGCTGCGGTCCCGCCCGCCCTACCGGCGCGACCTGCTGCTGCGCCACCCGCAGCTGGCCGGGGCCGCCCGCGCCGCGCTGCCGGTCGCGGTCCTGCTGCCCGGCAGCGAACTCGCCTCCACCGACAGGGCGCTGGTCATCAGGATCGACTCGACCGGCGAAGTGTTTTTCCAGGGAAGCGAACTGACGGACGCGCAACAGAGCTGGCTCGGTGCACACTTCGCGCTCCTGCTCGCCGCCGCGGCGGCCGAACCGGCACAGCCGCTGGGCCGCCTGCCGCTGCTGACCGCCGCCGAGCGCGCGCTGCTGCTGGATGCCTGGAACGACACCGCCGAGGAGTACCCGAGCGGGCGCACGGTGACCGGACTCGTCGCCGACCTCGCCTGCGCCGCCCCGGCCGCCCCTGCCCTCCGGTTCGCGGACCGCGAGCTGAGCTACGGCGAACTGGACCAGAGCGCCGACCAGTTGGCCAGGCGGTTGATCGACCTGGGCGCCGGCCCCGGCTCCCTGGTCGGCGTCTACCTGGAGCGCTCCCCGGAGCTGCTGATCAGCCTGCTGGCGGTGCTGAAGACCGGCGCTGCCTACGTGCCGATCGACCCGATCTACCCGCCGGCCCGGATCGGCCACATGCTGGCGGACTCCGGCGCCCGGCTGGTGCTCACCGACGAGGCGCTGAGCGCGACGCTCGCGGCCTTCCCGGTCACCCCGGTGCTCGCCGCCCCCCGGAGCGCACCGGAGCAGGCGCCCGTCGAGCCCGTGGACCGCTCGGTGCCCGAGGCACCGGCCTACGTCATCTACACCTCGGGCTCCACCGGCGTGCCCAAGGGCGTCCAGGTGGGGCACCGGGCGCTGGTCAACTTCCTGTGGACGATGGCCCGGCGGCCCGGCTTCGGCTCCCAGGACTCGCTGCTGGCGCTCACCACCGTCTGCTTCGACATCGCCGGCCTGGAGCTCTACCTGCCGCTGGTGCGCGGCGGGACCGTCGAGGTGCTGCCCGCCGCGGTGGCGGCCGACGGCTTCGCGCTGCGCGAGGTGGTCGAGCGCTCGGCCCCCACCGTGCTGCAGGCCACCCCCACCACCTGGCAGATGCTGCTCGCGGCCGGCTGGCCCGGCGACCCACGCTTGCGCGCGCTCTGCGGCGGCGAGCCGCTGCCGACCGCACTGGCCGAGCAACTCGTTACCAGAGTCGGCGAGTTGTACAACATGTACGGCCCGACCGAGACCACCATCTGGTCGACCGTCGAGCGGGTGCACCCCGGTGCGCCGGTCACCGTCGGCCGTCCGATCGGCAACACCCGCTGCCACGTGCTGGACGAGCGCGGCCTGCCCGTGCCGCCCGGCATCCCGGGGGAGCTGTACATCGCGGGGGACGGCGTCGCCGACGGCTACCTCGGCCGGCCGGAGCTGACCGCCGAGCGCTTCGTGACCGCCCCCGGCGGCACCGGCCGGGCCTACCGCACCGGCGACCTGGTGCGCCACCTGCCGGACGGCCGGCTGGAGTACCTGGAGCGGATCGACGGCCAGATCAAGCTGAACGGCTTCCGGATCGAGCTGGGCGAGGTGGAGTCCGCGCTGCGCCGGCTGCCCGAGGTGACCGCCGCGGTGGCGCTGGTCCGCGAGGACCAGCCCGGCGAGCGCCGCCTGGTGGCCTACGCGACCGGCACGGCCGCGCTCGCCCCGCCCGCCGGGCTGCGCGAGGCGCTGCGCGAGGGCCTGCCCGGCTACATGGTCCCGGCCGCCGTCGTGGTGCTGCCGCAGCTGCCGCTCACGCCGAACGGCAAGATCGACCGCAAGGCGCTGCCCAGGCCCGGCGTGGCCCGGATCGCGGGCGGCGCGGCGGCGGTGCGCACCGGCCTGGAGCGCCGGATCGCCGAGGTCTGGTGCGAGGCACTGGGCCTGGACTGGGTCGGCGCCGAGGACAACTTCTTCGACCTGGGCGGGGATTCGCTCAAGCTGACCTCGGTGGCGGCGGTGCTGCGCGAGCGGCTCGGGCGACCGGTCACCCGGCTGGACATGTTCGGCCACCCGAGCGTCCGGGCGATGGCGGCCCACCTGGCCGCCGGCGAGGACGAGGGCGCCGGACCGGCGAAAGCCGCCCAGCCGCGCCGCGGCCGGGACACCGCCGCACTGGAACAGCGGCGCGGCCGACGGCGGGGGCGGCCGTGA
- a CDS encoding OzmP, with translation MSSCKVCSLKADHPGVVLDDQQVCNLCNLDFAEDLLTNYRYTNEVFTEFQQAPPSGGEYDCLFMYSGGKDSTYMLDKFVNEYGKRVLAFTFDVPFESVHAAQNIALAREKIPATFVLDADDDNIKLMMREVFNRPAPKKPGKYLDEKLPCVSCRTFFVLRAILMAYRQKIPYIALCADPQQILTMESNVREVVRGFYKTFGERLTDTLFGGELEELLFDEDENLPKIVFPFIAMRHEYDPDRIVEELRAKGLYQSSPLETHCTLFPLLNYYSFKNFDCMFYKLNAASHVRSVKRNADYDRNTFSIKFPRSLDLADVESKLGEVVRAIAAGEGSRADHEATLVEVFQRMDASEDAARFVAQSFLDMRSVAADLGITLS, from the coding sequence GTGTCCAGTTGCAAGGTCTGCTCGCTCAAGGCCGACCACCCCGGCGTGGTACTCGACGACCAGCAGGTGTGCAATCTCTGCAACCTGGACTTCGCCGAGGACCTGCTCACCAACTACCGCTACACCAATGAGGTGTTCACCGAGTTCCAGCAGGCGCCGCCGTCCGGCGGGGAGTACGACTGCCTGTTCATGTACAGCGGCGGCAAGGACAGCACCTACATGCTGGACAAGTTCGTCAACGAGTACGGCAAGCGGGTGCTGGCCTTCACCTTCGACGTGCCGTTCGAGAGCGTGCACGCCGCGCAGAACATCGCGCTCGCCCGGGAGAAGATCCCGGCCACCTTCGTGCTGGACGCCGACGACGACAACATCAAGCTGATGATGCGCGAGGTGTTCAACCGTCCGGCGCCCAAGAAGCCGGGCAAGTACCTGGACGAGAAGCTGCCCTGCGTCTCCTGCCGGACCTTCTTCGTGCTGCGCGCGATCCTGATGGCCTACCGCCAGAAGATCCCGTACATCGCGCTCTGCGCCGACCCGCAGCAGATCCTCACCATGGAGTCCAACGTCCGCGAGGTGGTGCGCGGCTTCTACAAGACCTTCGGCGAGCGGCTGACCGACACCCTGTTCGGCGGCGAGCTGGAGGAGCTGCTCTTCGACGAGGACGAGAACCTGCCGAAGATCGTCTTCCCGTTCATCGCGATGCGCCACGAGTACGACCCGGACCGGATCGTCGAGGAGCTGCGCGCCAAGGGGCTCTACCAGTCCTCGCCGCTGGAGACCCACTGCACGCTGTTCCCGCTGCTGAACTACTACTCGTTCAAGAATTTCGACTGCATGTTCTACAAGCTCAACGCGGCCAGCCATGTGCGCTCGGTCAAGCGCAACGCCGACTACGACCGCAACACCTTCAGCATCAAGTTCCCCCGCTCGCTCGACCTCGCCGACGTGGAGTCGAAGCTGGGCGAGGTGGTGCGGGCGATCGCCGCCGGCGAGGGCAGCCGGGCGGACCACGAGGCCACGCTGGTGGAGGTGTTCCAGCGGATGGACGCCTCCGAGGACGCCGCCCGCTTCGTGGCCCAGAGCTTCCTCGACATGCGTTCGGTCGCCGCCGACCTCGGCATCACGCTCAGCTGA
- a CDS encoding type I polyketide synthase: protein MTVSDSDVAIIGMVCRFPGADSVERFWDVLREGRETLTRYTDEELLAAGVPAERLADPRYVKAGQTIPDVDLFDSELFQFTHDEAEILDPQHRIFLECALQALERAGYDPEHTEGHIGVYAGAGMNTYLLHNLGERYRTANSIDHYRLMLANDKDFLATRVSYKLDLRGPSINVNTACSTSLVAVHTACLALLSGECELALVGAVHLGSQQGYQYQEGMIFSPDGHCRAFDANAQGTVIGSGAGVVVLKRLKEALADGDWIHAVIKGSAVNNDGSHKTGYTAPSIAGQAEVIADAQEVAGVEPDGIGYVEAHGTGTPLGDPIEVAALTEAFRQGTDRTGFCALGSVKTNIGHLDTAAGLAGLIKTALMLEHGTLVPSLHYTAPNPDIDFAASPFFVNTEATAWPAADGPRLAGVSSFGIGGTNAHVVLQEPPARTAAPRGRDCELLVLSARSEAALQQAAAALGRHLKQHRELDLGAVAQTLGLGRRSHPHRLALVARGTRQAAMALALGDEEQLRQGVVGREPTAPVLVLTGAAAEPADSAELYQAVPQYRAAVDACAGALGRPGAAEALLGEGGPRAGFVHEYALARTLLAWGVEPAGLAPGGTGLAVAAALSQALPLAEALALAEGGAPLRPQAPRLPVLAPGTGRWLTEEESLLPGSWTAAGRVTEGLAELLAEAGRHPVALTPAAGEPGGLAHLLALAGQQWVLGAELDFAAVHEGSEIRRVPLPTHRFERRRHWVEPGAHTTAAAPADAERLIARFDPEDRQQNVELVTDYLVEGIGKVLGGRHLAALDTNLFDLGLDSLVLIEVVARLGEELDFAVPATSFVEFPTIRSFVDNLAELMGFAPGPQPGAAAPATRTSRRAQRAAARQD, encoded by the coding sequence ATGACTGTTTCCGACTCCGATGTCGCGATCATCGGCATGGTCTGCCGCTTCCCCGGCGCCGACTCGGTCGAGCGCTTCTGGGACGTACTGCGCGAGGGCCGCGAGACGCTGACCCGCTACACCGACGAGGAACTGCTCGCCGCGGGCGTGCCCGCCGAGCGACTGGCCGACCCGCGCTACGTGAAGGCCGGTCAGACCATCCCCGACGTCGACCTGTTCGACTCCGAGCTGTTCCAGTTCACCCACGACGAGGCCGAGATCCTCGACCCGCAGCACCGGATCTTCCTGGAGTGCGCGCTGCAGGCCCTGGAGCGGGCCGGCTACGACCCGGAGCACACCGAGGGCCACATCGGCGTCTACGCGGGTGCGGGCATGAACACCTACCTGCTGCACAACCTCGGCGAGCGCTACCGGACCGCCAACTCCATCGACCACTACCGGCTGATGCTGGCCAACGACAAGGACTTCCTGGCCACCCGGGTCTCCTACAAGCTCGACCTGCGCGGCCCCAGCATCAACGTCAACACCGCCTGCTCCACCTCGCTGGTCGCCGTGCACACCGCCTGCCTGGCGCTGCTCAGCGGCGAGTGCGAGCTGGCCCTGGTCGGCGCGGTGCACCTGGGCTCGCAGCAGGGCTACCAGTACCAGGAGGGCATGATCTTCTCGCCGGACGGCCACTGCCGGGCGTTCGACGCGAACGCCCAGGGCACGGTGATCGGCAGCGGCGCCGGCGTGGTGGTGCTCAAGCGCCTCAAGGAGGCGCTGGCCGACGGCGACTGGATCCACGCGGTCATCAAGGGCTCGGCGGTCAACAACGACGGCTCGCACAAGACCGGCTACACCGCGCCGAGCATCGCCGGGCAGGCCGAGGTGATCGCCGACGCCCAGGAGGTGGCCGGCGTCGAGCCGGACGGCATCGGCTACGTGGAGGCGCACGGCACCGGCACCCCGCTCGGCGACCCGATCGAGGTGGCCGCGCTCACCGAGGCCTTCCGCCAGGGCACCGACCGGACCGGCTTCTGCGCGCTCGGCTCGGTGAAGACCAACATCGGCCACCTGGACACCGCCGCCGGCCTGGCCGGCCTGATCAAGACCGCGCTGATGCTGGAGCACGGCACCCTGGTGCCGAGCCTGCACTACACCGCGCCCAACCCCGACATCGACTTCGCCGCGAGCCCGTTCTTCGTCAACACCGAGGCCACCGCCTGGCCGGCCGCCGACGGGCCGCGGCTGGCCGGGGTCAGCTCCTTCGGGATCGGCGGCACCAACGCCCACGTGGTGCTGCAGGAGCCCCCCGCCAGGACCGCCGCCCCGCGCGGGCGCGACTGCGAGCTGCTGGTCCTCTCCGCCCGCTCCGAGGCCGCCCTGCAGCAGGCCGCCGCGGCGCTGGGCCGCCACCTCAAGCAGCACCGCGAGCTGGACCTGGGCGCGGTGGCGCAGACCCTGGGCCTGGGCCGGCGCAGCCACCCGCACCGGCTCGCGCTGGTGGCCCGCGGCACCCGGCAGGCCGCCATGGCGCTGGCACTGGGCGACGAGGAGCAGCTGCGCCAGGGCGTGGTGGGCCGCGAGCCGACCGCCCCCGTGCTGGTGCTGACCGGCGCCGCGGCCGAGCCCGCGGACAGCGCCGAGCTGTACCAGGCGGTGCCGCAGTACCGGGCGGCGGTCGACGCCTGCGCCGGCGCGCTGGGCCGGCCCGGTGCGGCCGAGGCGCTGCTGGGCGAGGGCGGCCCGCGGGCCGGCTTCGTCCACGAGTACGCGCTCGCCCGGACCCTGCTGGCCTGGGGCGTGGAGCCCGCCGGGCTGGCCCCCGGCGGCACCGGCCTGGCCGTGGCGGCGGCGCTCTCCCAGGCGCTGCCGCTCGCCGAGGCGCTGGCCCTGGCCGAGGGCGGCGCGCCGCTGCGGCCGCAGGCGCCGCGGCTGCCGGTGCTCGCGCCGGGCACCGGTCGCTGGCTGACCGAGGAGGAGAGCCTGCTGCCCGGCAGCTGGACCGCCGCCGGACGGGTGACCGAGGGCCTCGCCGAGCTGCTCGCCGAGGCCGGTCGGCACCCCGTCGCGCTGACCCCCGCGGCCGGTGAACCGGGCGGTCTGGCACACCTGTTGGCCCTGGCCGGGCAGCAGTGGGTGCTCGGCGCCGAGCTCGACTTCGCGGCCGTGCACGAGGGCAGCGAGATCCGCCGGGTGCCGCTGCCCACCCACCGCTTCGAGCGGCGCCGGCACTGGGTCGAGCCCGGCGCCCACACCACCGCCGCCGCGCCCGCGGACGCCGAGCGGCTGATCGCCAGGTTCGATCCCGAGGACCGGCAGCAGAACGTGGAGCTGGTCACCGACTACCTGGTCGAGGGGATCGGCAAGGTGCTCGGCGGGCGCCACCTGGCGGCCCTGGACACCAACCTCTTCGACCTGGGCCTGGACTCGCTGGTGCTGATCGAGGTGGTCGCCCGGCTCGGCGAGGAGCTGGACTTCGCCGTCCCGGCCACCTCCTTCGTCGAGTTCCCGACCATCCGCAGCTTCGTGGACAACCTCGCCGAGCTGATGGGCTTCGCCCCCGGCCCGCAGCCCGGGGCGGCGGCCCCCGCCACCCGCACCTCCCGGCGGGCCCAGCGGGCCGCGGCCCGGCAGGACTAG